In a genomic window of Streptococcus mitis NCTC 12261:
- a CDS encoding ABC transporter permease — translation MKRWIALNKIEFLLTKRQLVYYLLSVGMPTAFYLFFSGMYQDTPGGPANFMRDYLISMTAFSMMSTAMFSFPAVLHTDKINNWQKTLRHTPVNMVEYYLSKITSMMVDYLVSILVVFSVGHLVRGVDMPLGSWIWAALLLIAGSIAFVALGLTLTLLPSSQLMSVVGNLLYLGLAVLGGLWMPISLFPDWMQAIGKCLPTYQLMELLKTFLNEGGINLSATVYLLVFSAVLFGLTIYLQGHKENS, via the coding sequence ATGAAACGATGGATCGCACTAAACAAGATAGAATTTCTATTGACCAAACGACAATTAGTCTATTATTTATTATCAGTAGGTATGCCGACAGCCTTCTATTTATTCTTTTCAGGCATGTACCAGGACACACCCGGTGGACCAGCTAATTTTATGCGTGATTACCTCATCTCCATGACGGCTTTTTCCATGATGTCGACAGCCATGTTTTCATTTCCAGCTGTCTTACATACCGATAAAATCAACAACTGGCAGAAAACATTGCGCCATACTCCGGTAAATATGGTAGAATATTATCTATCAAAGATAACAAGTATGATGGTTGATTATTTGGTCTCAATCCTGGTTGTTTTCTCAGTTGGGCACTTGGTTAGAGGTGTGGATATGCCTTTAGGAAGCTGGATTTGGGCTGCGCTCTTGCTGATTGCGGGAAGTATAGCCTTTGTAGCACTTGGCTTGACCCTGACACTCTTACCGTCTAGTCAGCTGATGTCTGTAGTGGGCAATCTTCTCTATCTAGGCTTGGCTGTGTTAGGTGGACTCTGGATGCCCATCTCTTTATTTCCAGACTGGATGCAAGCAATCGGGAAGTGCCTACCAACCTATCAGTTGATGGAGTTGCTCAAGACCTTCTTAAACGAGGGTGGCATCAATCTATCAGCCACAGTTTATCTACTTGTTTTTTCAGCAGTTTTGTTTGGTTTGACCATTTACCTTCAAGGTCATAAGGAGAATTCTTAA
- a CDS encoding sensor histidine kinase — protein sequence MLERLKSIHYMFWASLIFMIFPILPVVTGWLSVWHLFIDILFVVAYLGVLTTKSQRLSWIYWGLMLTYVVGNTAFVAVNYIWFFFFLSNLLSYHFGVRSLKSLHVWTFLLAQVLVVGQLLIFQRIEVEFLFYLLVILTFVDLMTFGLVRIRIVEDLKEAQAKQNAQINLLLAENERSRIGQDLHDSLGHTFAMLSVKTDLALQLFQMEAYPQVEKELKEIHQISKDSMNEVRTIVENLKSRTLASELETVKKMLEIAGIEVETANQLDTASLTQELESTASMILLELVTNIIKHAKASKVYLKLERTEKELILTVRDDGCGFTSIKGDDLHTVRDRVLPFSGEVKVISQKQPTVVQVRLPYKERK from the coding sequence ATGCTTGAAAGACTGAAAAGCATACACTATATGTTTTGGGCCAGTTTAATTTTTATGATTTTCCCCATCCTACCTGTAGTGACTGGGTGGCTTTCTGTCTGGCATTTATTCATTGATATTCTATTTGTAGTGGCATATTTGGGTGTTTTAACAACTAAGAGCCAGCGCCTATCTTGGATATATTGGGGTCTCATGCTGACTTATGTAGTTGGGAATACTGCCTTTGTTGCTGTTAATTATATCTGGTTCTTCTTTTTCCTTTCTAACCTCTTAAGTTATCATTTTGGCGTACGTAGTTTAAAGTCTTTACATGTCTGGACTTTTCTTCTTGCTCAAGTCCTTGTTGTGGGCCAACTTTTGATTTTTCAGAGAATCGAAGTTGAGTTTCTATTCTATCTACTTGTAATTCTTACTTTTGTCGATTTAATGACTTTTGGATTGGTTCGGATTCGGATTGTGGAGGATTTGAAAGAAGCGCAGGCTAAGCAAAATGCCCAGATAAATCTATTGCTTGCTGAAAATGAACGCAGTCGTATCGGTCAGGATTTGCATGATAGTCTGGGACACACTTTTGCTATGCTGAGTGTCAAGACAGATTTAGCCTTGCAGTTGTTTCAGATGGAGGCTTATCCACAGGTGGAAAAGGAATTAAAAGAAATTCACCAGATCAGTAAGGATTCCATGAATGAAGTGCGAACCATTGTGGAAAATCTGAAATCACGGACCTTAGCATCAGAACTTGAAACTGTCAAAAAGATGCTAGAGATTGCTGGAATTGAGGTGGAAACGGCTAATCAACTAGATACCGCTAGCCTTACTCAGGAATTGGAGTCAACGGCTTCCATGATTTTGCTTGAGTTAGTGACCAATATCATCAAGCATGCTAAAGCGTCTAAAGTCTACTTAAAATTAGAACGGACAGAGAAAGAACTCATTCTAACAGTGAGAGATGATGGCTGTGGCTTTACTTCTATAAAGGGGGATGACCTCCATACAGTTCGAGATCGTGTTCTTCCATTTTCGGGAGAAGTAAAGGTAATTAGTCAGAAACAACCGACAGTAGTTCAGGTTCGACTACCTTATAAGGAGAGAAAGTAG
- a CDS encoding response regulator transcription factor: protein MKVLVAEDQSMLRDAMCQLLTLQPDVESVFQAKNGQEAIQLLKKASVDIAILDVEMPVKTGLEVLEWIRAEKLETRVVVVTTFKRPGYFERAVKAGVDAYVLKERNIADLMQTLHTVLEGRKEYSPELMEVVMTHPNPLTEQEIAVLKGIAQGFSNQEIADKLYLSNGTVRNYVTNILSKLDAGNRTEAANIAKESGWL, encoded by the coding sequence ATGAAAGTATTAGTCGCAGAAGATCAAAGTATGTTGCGAGATGCCATGTGCCAGTTGCTCACGCTTCAACCGGATGTAGAGTCTGTCTTTCAAGCAAAGAATGGGCAAGAAGCAATCCAACTATTAAAAAAGGCGTCTGTGGATATCGCCATCCTTGACGTAGAAATGCCTGTTAAGACAGGTCTTGAAGTCTTGGAATGGATACGAGCAGAAAAGCTTGAAACAAGGGTGGTTGTGGTGACGACCTTCAAGCGTCCTGGGTATTTTGAACGTGCGGTCAAGGCTGGAGTAGATGCTTATGTATTAAAAGAAAGAAACATTGCAGACCTCATGCAAACCTTGCACACCGTCCTAGAAGGACGCAAGGAGTATTCGCCTGAATTGATGGAAGTGGTGATGACGCATCCCAATCCATTAACAGAACAAGAAATCGCAGTTTTAAAGGGAATTGCTCAGGGCTTCTCTAACCAAGAAATTGCAGACAAACTTTATCTATCCAACGGAACAGTCCGAAACTATGTCACCAATATTCTTTCGAAACTAGATGCAGGTAATCGAACAGAGGCAGCCAATATCGCTAAAGAATCTGGTTGGTTGTGA
- the rpsL gene encoding 30S ribosomal protein S12, with amino-acid sequence MPTINQLVRKPRKSKVEKSKSPALNVGYNSHKKVQTNVSSPQKRGVATRVGTMTPKKPNSALRKFARVRLSNLIEVTAYIPGIGHNLQEHSVVLLRGGRVKDLPGVRYHIVRGALDTAGVNDRKQGRSKYGTKRPKA; translated from the coding sequence ATGCCTACAATTAACCAATTGGTTCGCAAACCGCGTAAATCAAAAGTAGAAAAATCTAAATCACCAGCTTTGAACGTTGGTTACAACAGTCATAAAAAAGTTCAAACAAACGTTTCTTCACCACAAAAACGTGGTGTTGCAACTCGTGTTGGAACAATGACACCTAAAAAACCTAACTCAGCCCTTCGTAAATTCGCTCGTGTACGTTTGAGCAACCTTATCGAAGTTACTGCCTACATCCCAGGTATCGGACACAACTTGCAAGAGCACAGCGTGGTTCTTCTTCGTGGTGGACGTGTAAAAGACCTTCCAGGGGTACGTTACCATATCGTCCGTGGTGCACTTGATACTGCAGGTGTTAACGATCGTAAACAAGGCCGTTCTAAATACGGTACTAAACGTCCAAAAGCATAA
- the rpsG gene encoding 30S ribosomal protein S7: MSRKNRAPKRDVLPDPLYNSQLVTRLINRVMLDGKRGTAASIVYGAFEQIKEATGNDALEVFETAMENIMPVLEVRARRVGGSNYQVPVEVRPERRTTLGLRWLVTIARLRGEHTMQDRLAKEILDAANNTGAAVKKREDTHRMAEANRAFAHFRW, encoded by the coding sequence ATGAGTCGTAAAAATAGAGCTCCAAAACGTGACGTATTGCCAGATCCGCTTTACAATTCACAACTAGTTACTCGTCTTATCAACCGCGTTATGCTTGATGGTAAACGTGGTACAGCTGCTTCAATCGTTTACGGTGCCTTTGAGCAAATCAAAGAAGCTACTGGAAACGATGCACTTGAAGTATTTGAAACAGCTATGGAAAACATCATGCCTGTACTTGAAGTACGTGCACGTCGTGTTGGTGGTTCTAACTACCAAGTCCCAGTTGAAGTTCGTCCAGAACGTCGTACAACACTTGGACTTCGTTGGTTGGTAACAATCGCTCGCCTTCGTGGTGAACACACAATGCAAGACCGTCTTGCAAAAGAAATCTTGGACGCTGCTAACAACACTGGTGCAGCTGTTAAGAAACGTGAAGACACTCACCGTATGGCTGAAGCTAACCGTGCATTCGCACACTTCCGTTGGTAA
- the fusA gene encoding elongation factor G — translation MAREFSLEKTRNIGIMAHVDAGKTTTTERILYYTGKIHKIGETHEGASQMDWMEQEQERGITITSAATTAQWNNHRVNIIDTPGHVDFTIEVQRSLRVLDGAVTVLDSQSGVEPQTETVWRQATEYGVPRIVFANKMDKIGADFLYSVSTLHDRLQANAHPIQLPIGSEDDFRGIIDLIKMKAEIYTNDLGTDILEEDIPAEYLDQAQEYREKLIEAVAETDEELMMKYLEGEEITNEELKAGIRKATINVEFFPVLCGSAFKNKGVQLMLDAVIDYLPSPLDIPAIKGINPDTDEEETRPASDEEPFAALAFKIMTDPFVGRLTFFRVYSGVLQSGSYVLNTSKGKRERIGRILQMHANSRQEIDTVYSGDIAAAVGLKDTTTGDSLTDEKAKIILESINVPEPVIQLMVEPKSKADQDKMGIALQKLAEEDPTFRVETNVETGETVISGMGELHLDVLVDRMRREFKVEANVGAPQVSYRETFRASTQARGFFKRQSGGKGQFGDVWIEFTPNEEGKGFEFENAIVGGVVPREFIPAVEKGLVESMANGVLAGYPMVDVKAKLYDGSYHDVDSSETAFKIAASLALKEAAKSAQPAILEPMMLVTITVPEENLGDVMGHVTARRGRVDGMEAHGNSQIVRAYVPLAEMFGYATVLRSASQGRGTFMMVFDHYEDVPKSVQEEIIKKNKGED, via the coding sequence ATGGCACGCGAATTTTCACTTGAAAAAACTCGTAATATCGGTATCATGGCTCACGTCGATGCTGGTAAAACAACAACTACTGAGCGTATTCTTTACTACACTGGTAAAATCCACAAAATCGGTGAAACTCACGAAGGTGCGTCACAAATGGACTGGATGGAGCAAGAGCAAGAACGTGGTATCACTATCACATCTGCTGCGACAACAGCTCAATGGAACAACCACCGCGTAAACATTATCGACACACCAGGACACGTGGACTTCACAATCGAAGTACAACGTTCTCTTCGTGTATTGGATGGTGCTGTTACCGTTCTTGACTCACAATCAGGTGTTGAGCCTCAAACTGAAACAGTTTGGCGTCAAGCAACTGAGTATGGAGTTCCACGTATCGTATTTGCCAACAAAATGGACAAAATCGGTGCTGACTTCCTTTACTCTGTAAGCACACTTCACGATCGTCTTCAAGCAAATGCACACCCAATCCAATTGCCAATCGGTTCTGAAGATGACTTCCGTGGTATCATCGACTTGATCAAGATGAAAGCTGAAATCTATACTAACGACCTTGGTACAGATATCCTTGAAGAAGACATCCCAGCTGAATACCTTGACCAAGCTCAAGAATACCGTGAAAAATTGATCGAAGCAGTTGCTGAAACTGACGAAGAATTGATGATGAAATACCTCGAAGGTGAAGAAATCACTAACGAAGAATTGAAAGCTGGTATCCGTAAAGCGACTATCAACGTTGAATTCTTCCCAGTATTGTGTGGCTCTGCCTTCAAGAACAAAGGTGTTCAATTGATGCTTGATGCGGTTATTGACTACCTTCCAAGCCCACTTGACATCCCAGCGATCAAAGGTATCAACCCAGATACAGATGAAGAAGAAACTCGTCCAGCATCTGATGAAGAGCCATTTGCAGCTCTTGCCTTCAAGATCATGACAGACCCATTCGTAGGTCGTTTGACATTCTTCCGTGTTTACTCAGGTGTTCTTCAATCAGGTTCATACGTATTGAACACTTCTAAAGGTAAACGTGAGCGTATCGGACGTATCCTTCAAATGCACGCCAACAGCCGTCAAGAAATTGACACTGTTTACTCAGGTGATATCGCTGCTGCCGTTGGTTTGAAAGATACTACAACTGGTGACTCATTGACAGATGAAAAAGCTAAAATCATTCTTGAGTCAATCAACGTTCCAGAACCAGTTATCCAATTGATGGTTGAGCCAAAATCTAAAGCTGACCAAGACAAGATGGGTATCGCCCTTCAAAAATTGGCTGAAGAAGATCCAACATTCCGCGTTGAAACAAACGTTGAAACTGGTGAAACAGTTATCTCTGGTATGGGTGAGCTTCACCTTGACGTCCTTGTTGACCGTATGCGTCGTGAGTTCAAAGTTGAAGCAAACGTAGGTGCTCCTCAAGTATCTTACCGTGAAACATTCCGCGCTTCTACTCAAGCACGTGGATTCTTCAAACGTCAGTCTGGTGGTAAAGGTCAATTCGGTGATGTATGGATTGAATTTACTCCAAACGAAGAAGGTAAAGGATTCGAATTCGAAAACGCAATCGTCGGTGGTGTGGTTCCTCGTGAATTTATCCCAGCGGTTGAAAAAGGTTTGGTAGAATCTATGGCTAACGGTGTACTTGCAGGTTACCCAATGGTTGACGTTAAAGCTAAGCTTTACGATGGTTCATACCACGATGTCGACTCATCTGAAACTGCCTTCAAGATTGCGGCTTCACTTGCTCTTAAAGAAGCTGCTAAATCAGCACAACCAGCTATCCTTGAGCCAATGATGCTTGTAACAATCACTGTTCCAGAAGAAAACCTTGGTGATGTTATGGGTCACGTAACTGCTCGTCGTGGACGTGTAGATGGTATGGAAGCACACGGTAACAGCCAAATCGTTCGTGCTTACGTTCCACTTGCTGAAATGTTCGGTTACGCAACAGTTCTTCGTTCTGCATCTCAAGGACGTGGTACATTCATGATGGTATTTGACCACTACGAAGATGTACCTAAGTCAGTACAAGAAGAAATCATTAAGAAAAACAAAGGTGAAGACTAA